Sequence from the Pecten maximus chromosome 8, xPecMax1.1, whole genome shotgun sequence genome:
ATAAGGATGTAGTCATGTCACACTGTTAGATAAGGATGTAGTCATACCACACTGTTAGATAAGGATGTAGCCATGTCACACTGTTAGATAAGGATGTAGTCATGTCACACTGTTAGATAAGGATGTAGCCATGTCACACTGTTAGATAAGGATGTAGTCATGTCACACTGTTAGATAAGGATGTAGCCATGTCACACTGTTAGATAAGGATGTAGCCATGTCACACTGTTAGATAAGGATTTAGTCATGCCACACTGTTAGATAAGGATGTAGCCATGTCACACTGCTCGATAAGCGCTATCTTACTTTCGATCATAATTAACTTCATACAAGAAGATTTTGTCTGTTACTAACTCTCATGGGTAACATTTCACGTGATCACCTTCACGGGTGGCTGGTGACAGGGAGTGCCGTAAAGTCATAACACTAGTTTTATAAACCGATATAGATCTTTTCCTGTATAGAAACTTAAAAACACTATCTcactattatgtatttatttgtttataaatggAATAATGAGTAAAAACCTAGATCATATGGCGTACATGTCATTAAACAACAGAAAAAGTCTAATATATTGCATGCAAGATTAAGAAAAAGAAGTAGCACTTTAAATAATAACCTTTAATAAATTGATTGAGGATACATATCATTTCTACGTCTGTGATAATTATGTAGAACATAGACACAAATTGTACCGGGATATAATTTCACACCACTTGTTGTCACTATTGCTGTATCGAAGCAGTGATCCATTGAGGATAATGTTATGATATGCCAAAACACTTAGAGTTTAATTTATTAGATTTTCTATTTCCAACAGAGTAATAATTAGTTAGTTGTGCTCTTTTTTAGATAGACTTTTTACATTCTGTATTTGAATTACTTTGTCTAATCTCTAGATCTAGTTGGTTCTAAAATTGAATACGAGAAAGGAAAACGAAATGTCGGTTAGTTGAAATCGGAAATTTGGTAAAGAGTAATTATTGGCGTCACGGAGGTTATATTTCGAGTTTTCAGATACTGAGGGAGACAGTAGAGTGGATAGGTAACTAGGTGGTACTTGATTTGTGatacttttaatattttacattcagTCAGTTATGGCAAACACGATCGAACGTTTTGgagatatcacaaaaaaaaaaaaaaaaaaagtagacTAGGTTGCGTTTTTccatatttttatcatttgatgGACGGTAGGGTGGCCAGGTTGGAACcagactgatatttatatataagtgagttttcatgtaaataattattcaaaCAATTCACAACTAAGCGCCCACAAACTTTACCAATAGTACTGAGTAATGATATATGTCTTTAATATGAAGAAACATGTTTATCCCCCCTTTTAAATAATGGCATAACTGTTGttaatttttaatgttttgaaagAGTTTCTAATTAATGATAAAGAAaatgctacagagaatgcagTATCTTTTAACATATTGTGGCAAATTATGACCTACATCTTTGTATACAGATAAAGATTGATGTATATTGGTTATGTCGTTGAGTTAACAGTGTCTGCTCGGCGATGTCTGTATCGTCAATGTTAGAAATGTACTTTTCTGTGCTAATTTCTATCATAATTTCGAGAAATCCAACACATCTATATCGTATGTATATAACAGCTCCTATACCCGTCTTCTGTATGATTGCGTTGGTAAAGTGAACTAAATGTCCTTGACTCTGTTATTGTTTCCAGGAGCTCGCCAGTTCCTGTCGGGATCACAACTGTCCGGTGACTGACGTGTGTGTTGGTATGACGTCAGGACACCACGTGTGTATCAATTACGGTAGGTATTACCTTGTCATTGAGggtttaaaacatttaaaacaatttgaacGATATCGGCAAAGTATATAATTAACGTGCATTGGTCATTTCTCATATGTTAAAATACCAGACAATCCGACAAAAGAAACAATTGTTTATAGAATAGATTATAATCACATGTAAGGCATACGCCACTATTTTAGAGGAACAGCATATGCTTACAATAGGCAACAAAGCTGATAaaaaatacccccccccccccccccccccctaacaaTGAATACTTAAAATAGATCAGTAAACCGATCCAGCTGAATAACACCGCTCTCTTTCTGTGACGGAAGCAACTATCAAGTTCCCATTGTCATAAACCGCTTATATTCTTAATTTCCATTAAATACATATGCTACATAATGTTACCATCAGATAGACTCTTACCTACCTACTACTTATCTAACTACCTACCTATCTACACGTACATCCATACCTCCTCGGCATTTTCGCTTGGTATATGTATGTCACTTTATAGCGCACTGACCAATTAGAAATCCACACACACAGTTGACGATGAGGTGTTGTGACAATCAAGAAAAGGGCGACATGTTGATACGCCCAATCGTCAAATCCGAAAAGCACAATTTTGGTCACTTGGTCATTTTCCACTTACGAATCGTAGAGGGTCGGAACAGCTGTTCCTAACAGCATCTATCCAACATACCGGCAGACAGCCTAATGTTTATCTCTATTCTTGGAAGGATTCCCTAGTGACATCCGCTTTTAAGATATGCTATGATGTAGATGCACAGTCCTATAGTATTcacaaaaacaaaggaaaacgaTTTTGTTTTGGTTACGGTTTGATCTCTCAAGTCTTTTATACAGTCGAAAATGTTACGAATTGGTTCCAAAAAGAGGTGCGTTTTGGTTACGAATTGATCCCAATTAATGACTACAATGGAAATTCATGCAGTTTTTGTCACTATTGTTTTGCTATTTTGAAAACGGTCGCCTTCAGGTCGAAACATGCCAATATGCACCTCATCTCTTTGTCGGATCTTTCGAATGGCGTTTGGATGTTATAATTCCGTATTTAAATCTGACTTTATGCAATAGTTTGACAGCAAAAGGCTGCAAAGTCCTTCAGTCAGGAATTGGACGATATTTAACCTAggtttgtatggtgggtgtcgttgATGAACCAGAAGCGCTTACTCTCCCGGAACACGTGGTCTAAGTCTTACTTTTGCAGAACTATCTTTACGTTCGTATTTTGTCCTTGCTTGGTAGATTTTCAGTTGGAATTATGTTTTCGTTATTATGATGGCATTCCttgtttttgtataaatgaCACACACGGGTAAAACCTAATGGTTGAACAATGTCCTCAGAGGTGCTTTAGTAAGTGTATTTATTTGGAAAGGACTTTGAGGAAATCTAAATCGGGCTAAACAATCATTTAATAGAAGTATTGTTTTTAATGATCTTCCAATAATACAACAAAGCACCCGTCAACCATTAACGGTTTGTACAAACAACAAACAGGTGAATATCACCTTTGATATGTTAGTTGTACATTAACAGCCGAATAATGCTGAAGGTcacaattgatttattttccttCTGGAACTCTCTGCTGATGCGAAAGCTCCAAATAAGGACTGATTAAAGGGGACTGAGAGTTGTTTCGCAATAACTGGTGCCGAGACGTTCTCATACAATGATTTATTTGGACACAAGCCGAAAGAAAAAAGATTAATATTCATTAATGCATACGCCGTTGATCTTACGTATTGATGATCTGGCATGGTGATACGAGATCAACCGAATTCAAAACTGTCAATTTACTTTACTATGATTTGTCTGTGCCTCGACTGAGGTTACTTTATGACGTCTCCGTTGTGTTGTTTTGCAGAATTCTGCATCGGTGTGCCATCAACAATAAGTAAAACGACCTATACCCTGGACTACTCCAGAGGAGTACCGACTGCTCTCTATTCGTGTATCTCTGGTGCTGGTTATGTCGGAGGTGATAAGACGTCTATTTGCGATCCCCTTACAAAAACGTGGAGTTTGGCAACAATCGTCTGTTCTACAGGTATGTTTATATCTCTAGCCAAGTTGACATTTATTCAGTGTGTAATGGCAGTCATGTACTTCCTGAGATAACATCATGTATCTTAGAATATCAAACTAGGTCAATTGTCTTTCGTAAGACCCCCTTGACATCGGAAGAATAAACAAATCCAGTTTATTGTCTAGCGACCCTCTTCCATTTCATGgtaggtacaaatgtatatgatatctgGCTATCCTCTTCCACTGGGGGATTTTCTTCTACTGGttgacatgattttttttttaaatttctggCTATCCCCTTCCACTAGTGGATACGGATTTGGCAGATGTCTGGCGATTCTCTTCCACTAATGGATGCATATGTCAGATGACTGACGATCTTCTTCGACTTGTTGATACTGATTAGTCAGATGTCTGGCGATCTTCGTCCACAGGTAGATAGAGATTTGTCATATGTCGGATAAAGACAGTGTCCGTGGTCTGTAGATCATTTCCCGCTTCATCTCGTTCTCAGACACAAATTAACCAGCGGCCTGTAGACATGAAAGTCAAACAGCTCGATTCGTGTATACCATTGTATTTTCCAGAATTGCCAGATGCTTGTGGAGATCCTCCTCCACTTTTGAATACCAACACATTTACACGTCCGTATAAAGAGGACGCCTACAGAGCTATTTACACGTGTCAAAACTACAGTGACCAGACTTTCACAGATCACTGTCCATTGACAAAGTGTACGGGCATTGAACAGTGGACATCCGGGGCTTCCATATCATGTAGCAGTAAGTACCAACTGCGGCACTGCCATACCATAGTGGCGATATTCATATTCCCTTCTTAGTCTGTGTGTAACGTAACAATGCTCCGTAACTAAGGAAATATAATCGGAATCTATAACCAATTAAACATATTAATTAGGTATTATTACAGGTAAGCTTTCAATGTAATTAACGTAACCACTGTCGTGTAGGGAGAGcaattttcaagatggctggCTAAGATAATCACAAAAGGTAGTAGTGCACTATAAGCTACAACTTTTACAGAACAATCTGACTGAGGCAAGAACAAAGTCTAActcaaaaaagtaaaaatattacaacattTATCGGATTCTGTTTATGTCATAGACATCTGTGAATCCTTCGCAAAGTTCGCCGAACTGTGAAAATCTGCATCGAAACGTAATTCTTCGTGAGTTTTTGCCCATACTTAATTATCATAACAGCCTACTAGTTAGCTTTGTTGTCAGAAGGAAAACCCAGTGACACAATATGATGTTTACAGTTACAGTGccattatatttacaaaacaaagaaaacgaGTATGTTTATGTTACGGTTGATCTCCGCATATCGTGAGATCCCACTACGTCATTGAAGATTAAATGGAGTTGATGACAATTTGTCATTTCCAAATTTTCACTCAATTCTGAAAGAATAAGGAATTATCATATCAGTCATTATACTCAAAGGGAAGAGAAACGCAATTAGAAATTGCCCGGTTTAATACTGTTTCAATGAATGtaaaaatagtgaaattgaaAGATAAGGAACAAGGCAAATATGAGGTTGATCCAAGGGTACCCTCTCAACGTGAGTAGCGTTCTGGTCCCATCAATATCGTGTATCCTCCTCCCCGCCATGAGCCACAGTGGGCTGCAGTGATTGTACATATACACAAAACATGTACCCTTTTGTGCATTGAATGTATCGGGATATTGACCCTCCTCATTGGTATACGGTTCCATCCCTCATCCAGCGCCAAAGTCAACTTATCGGGAATAGGCAGGGCTGTATATATGCCAGTCTAGGGCGTGATCATTGTTTGCTACATGCAGCCGGGGTTGTCCTGATAGAAAGTCAATCGACGTTGCTGTCCTAGAAGAACAACACGCGACGCAAGTGGTCGATAGATGGTCATGGACTGATTTGCGACCCGATTTTGCGAGGTACCTTGACAATGAAATTCAATGGCACAACCTGTCTCAACTTCATAAAGTCGTGGCATTTTTAAggttatatctttgtgtttAAAATGTGGGTAATCAAGACgaatgaacagtggttttaatgttgttatagtcgatatggcagcaagatgtatggtgggcaaatggcatgggaacccgttaaggtttccatgctacatttgcccaccatatcgactataacaacaataaaaccactgttcaatacttatatttacattgccttACCATTTTTGTCAACTTTGacaaaaactaaaccaacacaaaaatatCCCgcctttttaatgtcacatgacctactgggtgttatagcctgaggtactgggtgttataggcgtatggtagcaactgcctcttagcattgtgtcaatgggaaAAAGgtgagcaaatgtaaatatagggCTGTGAGCGTAAATATCATATTGCTTAAAAGTGGTATCACTGGGGAATCCTTCTGACAATAGATATAAACATAAGTCTGTTTTTATTATTCAGCATGAGCTCGGCGGACCACGCCTCGATGCCAAGTTTAACAGTTCGCCCAACTTTGCAAAGGGTTCACACTTGTTTATGAACAGCATACAATAAATGTTGTAGTACAGATTTTATCTACTTTTGATTTGGACTTTGTACTTGTTTTC
This genomic interval carries:
- the LOC117333466 gene encoding plasminogen-like, with product MASTDGVTVNAADIPKELASSCRDHNCPVTDVCVGMTSGHHVCINYEFCIGVPSTISKTTYTLDYSRGVPTALYSCISGAGYVGGDKTSICDPLTKTWSLATIVCSTELPDACGDPPPLLNTNTFTRPYKEDAYRAIYTCQNYSDQTFTDHCPLTKCTGIEQWTSGASISCSSLDCHTSTVYNGQITCTESGLTCQRWDQQTPHSHGYFTSSDLNNYCRISSDTTAPWCFTLDPSIRWEYCPVPTC